In Streptomyces sp. NBC_01439, the following are encoded in one genomic region:
- a CDS encoding IclR family transcriptional regulator, with translation MTTTESGIPAQAAPVKSAVRTVLLLEHFAARPGLHSLADIQNDLSLPKSSLYMLLRTLVNLGWVETDATGTRYGIGVRALLVGSSYIDGDEVVAAARPTLDRLSDDTTETIHLARLDGTSVVYLATRQSQHYLRPFTRVGRRLPVHSTALGKALLATHSDAEVRALLPRRLEAVTEHTITDREQLIEELALVREQGYALDREENTLGLRCFGVAVPYRTPARDAVSCSVPVARLTGEHEQVIKAALFEARDRLSVVTRRM, from the coding sequence ATGACGACGACCGAGTCGGGGATCCCCGCCCAGGCGGCGCCGGTCAAATCGGCGGTGCGGACCGTCCTGCTGCTGGAGCACTTCGCGGCGCGGCCGGGGCTGCACAGCCTGGCCGACATCCAGAACGACCTCTCCCTGCCGAAGTCCAGCCTCTACATGCTGCTGCGTACGCTGGTGAACCTGGGGTGGGTGGAGACGGACGCGACGGGCACCCGGTACGGCATCGGCGTACGGGCCCTGCTGGTCGGCAGTTCGTACATCGACGGCGACGAGGTGGTCGCCGCGGCCCGGCCCACCCTGGACCGGCTCTCCGACGACACGACGGAGACCATTCACCTGGCCAGGCTGGACGGGACGAGCGTGGTCTACCTCGCCACCCGGCAGTCCCAGCACTACCTGCGGCCCTTCACCCGGGTCGGGCGGCGGCTGCCCGTGCACTCGACGGCACTCGGCAAGGCGCTGCTCGCCACGCACTCGGACGCGGAGGTACGGGCGCTGCTGCCGCGGCGGCTGGAGGCGGTCACCGAGCACACCATCACCGACCGGGAGCAGCTCATCGAGGAGTTGGCGCTGGTGCGGGAGCAGGGGTACGCGCTGGACCGGGAGGAGAACACGCTCGGGCTGCGCTGCTTCGGGGTGGCCGTGCCGTACCGGACGCCGGCGCGGGACGCGGTGAGCTGCTCGGTGCCGGTGGCCCGGTTGACGGGGGAGCACGAGCAGGTCATCAAGGCGGC